The proteins below are encoded in one region of Halocatena salina:
- a CDS encoding alpha-glucuronidase family glycosyl hydrolase, translating to MNQYDDCWLRYSCVVEGERLDSYRRWCTHAYVAETAPELNAVRDELRRALPELLGTDPHLWQHPPTTVEGFLAIGTPADMEMIAESVPVDVVHDLDDGGFLIRSVSWDGMDCLVVTAPTDRGLVYGTFHLLRLMQIGEPIEELSVREEPAYEHRVLNQWDTPFHRSVERGYGGESIFDWERLPDLRPRYEAYARLLASVGINGIVLNNVNTTKPSRASANDAFEAFEGWQLLESRRLEDLTGLASMFRRYGIRTYLSVNFASPMLVGGLDTADPENPDVRAWWREKVDEIYDLIPDFGGFLVKADSEGQPGPYDYDRDHVAGANAIAAALEPHGGRVWWRAFVYGSHEDRAVQAYETFEPLDGAFADNVTVQIKNGPVDFQPREPVSTLFGAMSETNLGLELQITGEYTGQGVHATYHLPMWKEVLEFDTYADGEDTPVRSLFEDDGAGIVGVGNVGEDHNWTGHYLAQANLYAFGRVVWSPDRSTEAITEEWIHQTFGTDEDVVDTVSEILQHSWEACIDYETGGLGLMHMMHNGEEYLENHYHPSPKEWPGYHGASEDGIGVDRTESGSGYAAQYPPPIADRYNSVRTCPEKYLLFFHHLPWEYELTDGTTVVQRLYDNCFAGVEEIERLRERWHGLDGAIDDRRYRHVAERFDEQLAHAKRWRTVLTSYFYEYSGVPDEQGRIRDE from the coding sequence ATGAACCAGTACGACGATTGTTGGCTCCGATACAGCTGTGTCGTCGAGGGCGAGCGCTTGGATTCGTACCGACGGTGGTGTACGCATGCGTACGTCGCCGAAACGGCACCGGAACTGAACGCGGTTCGAGACGAGTTGCGGCGGGCACTCCCCGAACTGCTCGGAACCGATCCCCACCTTTGGCAGCATCCACCGACGACGGTCGAGGGATTTCTCGCCATCGGGACTCCCGCGGACATGGAGATGATCGCCGAATCGGTACCGGTCGATGTCGTTCACGATCTCGACGACGGAGGGTTTCTCATCCGGTCGGTGAGCTGGGACGGCATGGACTGTCTCGTCGTAACCGCGCCCACCGATCGAGGATTGGTGTACGGAACGTTCCATCTGCTCCGATTGATGCAGATCGGCGAACCGATCGAGGAGTTGTCCGTCCGCGAGGAACCGGCGTACGAACACCGAGTACTCAACCAGTGGGATACCCCGTTTCACCGGTCGGTCGAGCGTGGCTACGGTGGAGAGTCGATCTTCGACTGGGAACGACTGCCCGATCTCCGGCCGAGATACGAAGCGTACGCCCGTCTGCTCGCCTCGGTCGGGATCAACGGGATCGTTCTCAACAACGTCAATACGACCAAGCCCTCACGAGCGAGCGCAAACGACGCGTTCGAGGCGTTCGAAGGGTGGCAGCTGCTCGAATCACGCCGCCTTGAGGATCTCACCGGGCTCGCGTCGATGTTTCGGCGGTACGGAATCCGGACGTATCTCTCGGTCAATTTCGCGTCTCCGATGCTTGTCGGAGGTCTCGACACCGCGGATCCAGAGAATCCGGACGTTCGAGCGTGGTGGCGGGAGAAAGTCGACGAGATATACGACCTCATCCCGGATTTCGGTGGGTTCTTGGTCAAAGCCGATTCGGAGGGTCAGCCCGGTCCGTACGACTACGACCGCGATCACGTGGCGGGAGCGAACGCTATCGCGGCAGCCCTCGAGCCACATGGCGGACGGGTTTGGTGGCGAGCATTCGTGTACGGCTCACACGAAGACCGGGCGGTGCAGGCGTACGAAACGTTCGAACCGCTAGATGGGGCGTTCGCCGACAACGTCACTGTTCAGATAAAGAACGGCCCGGTCGACTTTCAACCCCGTGAGCCAGTGTCGACCCTGTTTGGTGCGATGTCGGAGACGAATCTGGGATTGGAGCTACAGATCACTGGGGAGTACACTGGGCAGGGCGTGCACGCAACGTACCACCTCCCGATGTGGAAGGAAGTACTCGAATTTGACACCTACGCCGACGGTGAGGACACGCCGGTTCGGTCGCTGTTCGAAGACGACGGCGCGGGGATCGTGGGCGTCGGGAACGTCGGGGAAGACCACAACTGGACGGGACACTACCTCGCTCAAGCGAATCTGTACGCCTTCGGCCGTGTCGTGTGGTCTCCTGATCGGTCCACTGAGGCGATCACCGAGGAGTGGATCCACCAGACGTTCGGCACCGACGAGGACGTCGTGGACACCGTCAGCGAGATCCTTCAGCACTCCTGGGAAGCCTGCATTGACTACGAAACCGGTGGACTCGGTCTCATGCACATGATGCACAACGGCGAGGAGTATCTCGAAAACCATTATCATCCATCGCCGAAGGAGTGGCCCGGCTACCACGGCGCGAGTGAGGACGGTATCGGTGTCGATCGGACCGAAAGCGGGAGCGGCTACGCCGCGCAGTATCCGCCACCGATCGCAGACCGCTATAACTCCGTTCGGACGTGCCCCGAGAAGTACCTTCTTTTCTTCCACCACCTTCCGTGGGAGTACGAGCTGACTGACGGAACGACGGTCGTTCAGCGACTGTACGACAACTGTTTCGCGGGCGTCGAGGAGATCGAACGACTTCGAGAACGGTGGCACGGACTCGATGGAGCGATCGACGATCGACGGTACCGCCACGTCGCAGAGCGGTTCGACGAACAACTCGCACACGCCAAACGATGGCGGACGGTTCTCACGTCGTACTTTTATGAGTATTCCGGTGTTCCCGACGAACAGGGTCGCATCCGAGACGAGTAA
- a CDS encoding HEAT repeat domain-containing protein: protein MTTDSTAPLDEVDPESVTPGAVDESDVHGALASSDPLIRQRGANVCETLAEQNVDTVVPFLDAIASLAGEDNAPIALRAIGILDAVVEDDPHALDSRVSGLIDALDSDVVDVRLTTGTVLGKLVVERPELVAPHTQRLLDSLDDTEPDHTTTDISTGTDRVTRQTLQRHEAAERNRLIAGRRTLINVVVAVTETEPRSVFDSAVSLGALLDDVDPVVAGGAVDALAELAAIDPTVVAPFGDRLIDCLDRESTVVRARAIRALGYLGDDAAIPKLRTVAETAADETVRSLATKTANFLTDTT, encoded by the coding sequence ATGACCACGGATTCTACCGCACCGCTCGATGAGGTCGATCCTGAGTCGGTTACGCCCGGCGCTGTCGACGAGTCCGACGTGCATGGGGCCCTCGCGTCTTCGGACCCGCTGATCCGACAGCGGGGTGCGAACGTCTGTGAAACGCTCGCAGAGCAGAACGTCGATACCGTGGTGCCATTTCTCGATGCGATCGCATCGCTAGCCGGTGAGGACAACGCCCCGATCGCGCTCCGTGCGATCGGCATCCTCGACGCCGTCGTGGAAGACGACCCACACGCACTCGACAGCAGGGTTTCGGGGCTGATCGATGCACTCGATAGCGACGTGGTCGACGTTCGACTGACCACTGGAACGGTTCTCGGGAAGCTCGTCGTGGAGCGACCGGAGCTGGTCGCGCCACACACGCAGCGGCTGCTCGATTCCCTCGACGACACCGAACCGGATCACACCACGACGGATATTAGCACCGGAACCGACCGTGTGACGCGACAGACGCTTCAACGACACGAGGCAGCCGAGCGGAACCGACTGATCGCCGGGCGGCGAACGCTGATCAACGTCGTCGTCGCAGTCACCGAGACGGAACCACGATCGGTGTTCGACAGCGCCGTCAGCCTCGGTGCGCTGTTGGACGACGTGGATCCTGTCGTTGCCGGGGGCGCTGTCGATGCGCTCGCTGAACTCGCGGCCATCGATCCGACGGTCGTCGCACCTTTCGGAGATCGACTGATCGACTGCCTCGATCGTGAAAGCACCGTCGTCCGTGCGCGGGCCATCCGTGCGCTCGGCTATCTCGGTGACGACGCAGCGATTCCGAAACTGCGAACCGTCGCCGAAACGGCGGCCGACGAAACCGTTCGATCGCTCGCAACGAAGACGGCGAACTTCCTCACCGACACCACATAG